Proteins from a single region of Artemia franciscana chromosome 2, ASM3288406v1, whole genome shotgun sequence:
- the LOC136034406 gene encoding uncharacterized protein LOC136034406 — translation MKAAVMAHLKDGMPIRTAATLHAVQKSTLSRYCKTYSASADEEKVAFRFTPRYDVKKVFSSEMEDSLESYILLSSRMNYRLTKKQTKKLAWEFAKANTLKYPKSWDDNEAAGEDWYKGFMERHTRISLRRLESTSLHCNLGFNRAAVDTFYKHLEELQSKFHFPADRIYNMDETGLLNVQQKCRKVLSLKGVKQLGATTSQERGKLVTMVGTINAMGSFIPPYLIFGRTRFVERLLDGAPPGTKAVASGKPGNAWMTTKLFLGYFEHFKRYVRCSPEQPVLLLMDNHDSPMSYSFTSAAKEMGLQILTFPPHTSNRLQPLDVTVYSLLKTYFYQAIENWLRNHHGRPVTEYKISELLGVAFPKAFNPTNIMSGFSKPGIHLFNPNVWEESDFLPSLTPVSNPCNPTDEVQINVSTGSSSSTQADSGLSDRESVGAGGSVCVLLNQLLPLP, via the coding sequence GACATATTCTGCGTCAGCagatgaagaaaaagttgcatTTCGCTTCACACCACGCTATGATGTGAAAAAAGTATTCTCTTCTGAAATGGAAGATTCACTCGAATCTTATATTCTACTTTCATCACGAATGAACTACAGACTTAcgaaaaaacagacaaagaaaTTAGCTTGGGAATTTGCCAAGGCGAACACCCTGAAATACCCTAAATCATGGGATGACAATGAAGCAGCAGGAGAAGACTGGTATAAAGGTTTCATGGAGAGACATACAAGAATTTCCTTGAGGAGACTGGAAAGCACCAGCCTTCATTGCAACCTTGGTTTCAACCGGGCTGCAGTTGACACATTCTATAAACATCTTGAAGAGCTACAGtcgaaatttcattttccagCTGACCGCATCTACAACATGGATGAGACAGGCTTATTGAATGTTCAACAGAAATGCCGGAAGGTACTTAGCCTTAAAGGTGTAAAGCAGCTAGGAGCAACTACATCACAGGAAAGAGGAAAACTTGTTACAATGGTTGGAACTATCAATGCGATGGGAAGCTTCATTCCCCCTTACCTTATCTTTGGAAGGACCCGCTTTGTTGAAAGACTCTTAGATGGGGCACCACCAGGGACAAAAGCTGTCGCCAGTGGAAAGCCCGGAAATGCATGGATGACGACCAAGTTATTCCTTGGCTACTTTGAGCACTTTAAAAGGTATGTAAGGTGCTCTCCTGAGCAACCAGTCCTTCTTCTCATGGACAACCATGATAGTCCCATGAGCTACAGCTTCACATCTGCTGCAAAAGAGATGGGGTTGCAAATACTGACATTTCCTCCACACACATCAAACAGGCTGCAGCCCCTTGATGTGACCGTCTATTCACTACTTAAAACATATTTCTACCAAGCTATTGAAAACTGGCTAAGAAACCATCATGGAAGACCAGTCACGGAATACAAAATCTCTGAACTTCTTGGGGTTGCTTTCCCTAAAGCATTCAACCCAACCAACATAATGAGTGGTTTTTCTAAACCAGGAATCCATCTGTTTAATCCCAATGTCTGGGAAGAATCAGACTTTCTTCCATCCCTGACTCCCGTCAGCAATCCCTGCAATCCGACAGATGAAGTGCAGATCAATGTCAGCACAGGGAGCAGCTCATCAACGCAAGCGGACAGTGGGCTGTCAGACAGGGAGTCAGTGGGTGCTGGTGGTTCAGTCTGTGTTCTGCTCAATCAATTACTTCCCCTTCCTTAA